One window from the genome of Thermus sediminis encodes:
- the ftsH gene encoding ATP-dependent zinc metalloprotease FtsH, whose protein sequence is MAQRINPFTLVFLLLLGYLVYTAFTGPPDPTLAYTEFRELVRQDKVAEVTLEETRITGLLKEPERLPTPQGERVARRFQVPLPPAQVQDPELLPFLEERGVKIVTKPPSLWPQVLLYLGPALLLIAFFWFFFMRAQGGAGQVMQFGQSRARLYGKEKNVTTTFKDVAGHQEAKRELMEVVDFLKNPRKYLELGAEIPKGVLLVGPPGTGKTLLARAVAGEAGVPFFSVSASEFMEMFVGVGASRVRSLFEDARRNAPSIIFIDELDSIGRKRGAGIGGGHDEREQTLNQILSEMDGFEKDTSVIVLAATNRPDILDPALLRPGRFDRQVVVGLPSLEERKEILLVHLRGKPIAEGMDALELAHLTPGFSGADLKNLVNEAALLAAREGKKEIGKDHFLKALDKIILGLERPALKLSEEERRAVAYHEAGHAVVGEVLPHANKTEKVSIVPRGMALGARWSKPEERVLVSKDHLMDELAVLMAGRVAEELFTGTVTTGAQDDFKRATQLAKRMVLDWGMGEHFKNIAWGSDSGPVFLGEEIAKKKDHSEETARLIDQDIRAILDEAYAKARQVLLEHTEAMHRIAEELLREETIPGERVRAILKETAPVQRSQEG, encoded by the coding sequence TTGGCGCAACGGATCAACCCCTTCACCCTGGTCTTTCTGCTCCTCTTGGGTTACCTGGTCTACACCGCCTTCACCGGTCCCCCCGACCCCACCCTGGCCTACACGGAGTTTCGGGAGCTGGTGCGCCAGGACAAGGTGGCGGAGGTGACCCTGGAGGAGACCCGGATCACCGGGCTTCTCAAGGAGCCCGAGCGCCTCCCCACCCCTCAGGGGGAGCGGGTGGCCCGGCGCTTCCAGGTTCCCCTGCCTCCGGCCCAGGTCCAGGACCCTGAGCTCCTGCCCTTCCTGGAGGAAAGGGGGGTCAAGATCGTCACCAAGCCTCCTTCCCTCTGGCCCCAGGTTCTCCTTTACCTGGGTCCGGCCCTGCTCCTCATCGCCTTCTTCTGGTTCTTCTTCATGCGGGCCCAAGGGGGGGCCGGCCAGGTCATGCAGTTTGGCCAAAGCCGCGCCCGCCTCTACGGCAAGGAGAAGAACGTCACCACCACGTTTAAGGACGTGGCGGGCCACCAGGAAGCCAAGCGGGAACTGATGGAGGTGGTGGACTTCCTAAAGAACCCCAGGAAGTACCTGGAGCTGGGGGCAGAGATCCCCAAGGGGGTTCTCCTGGTGGGCCCCCCAGGCACAGGGAAGACCCTCTTGGCCCGGGCGGTGGCCGGGGAGGCCGGGGTTCCCTTCTTCTCCGTCTCCGCCAGCGAGTTCATGGAGATGTTCGTGGGGGTGGGAGCCAGCCGGGTGCGGAGCCTCTTTGAGGACGCCCGCAGGAACGCCCCCAGCATCATCTTCATCGACGAGCTGGACTCCATTGGCAGGAAGCGGGGGGCAGGAATAGGGGGAGGCCACGACGAACGGGAGCAGACCCTAAACCAGATCCTCTCGGAGATGGATGGCTTTGAGAAGGACACCTCGGTCATCGTCCTGGCCGCCACCAACCGCCCCGACATCCTGGACCCCGCCCTTCTCCGCCCCGGCCGCTTTGATCGCCAGGTGGTGGTGGGCCTCCCCTCCCTGGAGGAGCGCAAGGAGATCCTCCTGGTGCACCTGCGGGGCAAGCCCATCGCCGAGGGGATGGATGCCTTGGAGCTCGCCCACCTTACCCCTGGCTTCTCCGGAGCCGACCTCAAGAACCTGGTGAACGAGGCCGCCCTCCTCGCCGCCCGGGAAGGGAAAAAGGAGATCGGCAAGGACCACTTCCTGAAGGCCCTGGACAAGATCATCCTGGGCCTCGAGCGCCCCGCCCTGAAGCTCTCCGAGGAGGAGAGGCGGGCCGTGGCCTACCACGAGGCGGGGCACGCGGTGGTGGGGGAGGTCCTTCCCCATGCGAACAAAACGGAAAAGGTCTCCATCGTTCCCCGGGGGATGGCCCTGGGGGCCCGTTGGAGCAAGCCCGAAGAACGGGTTTTGGTCTCCAAGGACCACCTCATGGACGAACTCGCCGTCCTCATGGCCGGCCGAGTGGCGGAGGAGCTCTTCACCGGCACCGTGACCACCGGGGCGCAGGACGACTTCAAGCGGGCCACGCAGCTCGCCAAGCGCATGGTCCTGGACTGGGGCATGGGGGAGCACTTCAAGAACATCGCCTGGGGCTCGGACTCGGGGCCCGTCTTCCTGGGGGAGGAGATCGCCAAGAAGAAGGACCACTCCGAGGAGACCGCCCGCCTCATTGACCAGGACATCCGGGCCATCCTGGACGAGGCCTACGCCAAGGCCCGCCAGGTTCTCTTGGAGCACACCGAGGCCATGCACCGGATCGCCGAGGAGCTCCTGAGGGAGGAGACCATCCCCGGGGAAAGGGTCCGGGCCATCCTGAAGGAAACCGCCCCGGTGCAGAGGAGCCAGGAGGGTTGA
- a CDS encoding tetratricopeptide repeat protein, with protein sequence MRGVLEALHQGDYDTAIERLTRKALFGRKEEAREALLLLAEVYSLYGEEGLEKAHRALEEAYDLGELEYNPVYRALLGELLALEGRPEREVLPLFLPTEEPRARYHQAQALFYLGRFEEVLGTLKPGLPAFLAWRAEGLKGRALERLGRHQEAALAYEKGAELALGLERYWLLLDAAAMWLEAGEGERALSALEEAEAQVEEEAEDVATRHYLLARAHLLLGNPNRALEEAHKALKREEESGQKGYGTPMVAGQALLQLGRYQEAMEAYREALARADAQEQPYVLHEMGVAALDQGAYVEAEGYLRELLRDEAYPYRAQALADLAEALYRQGRYGEAEEAAKEAMAQGAEASGELILGHIAYDLMHLEEALLHYRRAAERAEEGSREWVGAQEMVVDTLAQLGYRSPEEILARTEAVLSHVPPSDEWHQALLAYKERAEALLREGRRPN encoded by the coding sequence ATGAGGGGGGTCCTCGAGGCCCTGCACCAGGGGGACTACGACACCGCCATAGAGCGCCTCACCCGCAAGGCCCTTTTCGGCCGGAAGGAGGAGGCCCGGGAGGCCCTGCTCCTCCTGGCGGAGGTCTATAGCCTCTACGGGGAGGAGGGGCTAGAGAAGGCCCACCGGGCGCTGGAGGAGGCCTACGACCTGGGGGAGCTGGAGTACAACCCGGTTTACCGCGCCCTCCTGGGGGAGCTCCTGGCCCTCGAGGGGCGGCCGGAGCGGGAGGTCCTCCCCCTCTTCCTGCCCACGGAAGAGCCCAGGGCTCGCTACCACCAGGCCCAGGCCCTCTTCTACCTGGGGAGGTTTGAGGAGGTCCTTGGGACCCTGAAGCCCGGCCTCCCCGCCTTTCTGGCCTGGCGGGCCGAGGGGCTGAAGGGGCGGGCCTTGGAGCGCCTGGGGCGGCACCAGGAGGCGGCCTTGGCCTATGAGAAGGGGGCGGAGCTGGCCCTGGGCCTTGAGCGCTACTGGCTCCTCCTGGATGCCGCCGCCATGTGGCTGGAGGCGGGGGAGGGGGAGAGGGCCCTTTCGGCCCTCGAGGAGGCCGAGGCCCAGGTGGAGGAGGAGGCGGAGGATGTCGCCACGCGCCACTACCTCCTGGCCCGGGCCCACCTCCTCCTGGGGAACCCCAACCGGGCCCTGGAGGAGGCCCACAAGGCCCTAAAGAGGGAGGAGGAGAGCGGCCAAAAGGGCTACGGCACCCCCATGGTGGCCGGCCAGGCCCTCCTCCAGCTGGGGCGCTACCAAGAGGCCATGGAGGCCTACAGGGAGGCCCTGGCCCGGGCCGATGCCCAGGAGCAGCCCTACGTTCTCCACGAGATGGGGGTGGCGGCCCTGGACCAGGGGGCCTATGTGGAGGCGGAGGGCTACCTGCGCGAGCTTCTGCGGGACGAGGCCTACCCCTACCGCGCCCAGGCCCTGGCCGACCTGGCTGAGGCCCTCTACCGCCAGGGGCGCTACGGGGAGGCGGAGGAGGCGGCCAAGGAGGCCATGGCCCAGGGGGCCGAGGCCTCGGGGGAGCTGATCCTGGGCCACATCGCCTACGACCTCATGCACCTGGAGGAGGCCCTTCTCCACTACCGCCGGGCGGCGGAGCGGGCCGAGGAGGGGAGCCGGGAGTGGGTGGGGGCCCAGGAGATGGTGGTGGATACCCTAGCCCAGCTGGGCTACCGCTCCCCCGAGGAGATCCTGGCCCGCACCGAGGCGGTCCTATCCCACGTGCCCCCATCGGACGAGTGGCACCAGGCCCTTTTGGCCTACAAAGAGCGGGCCGAGGCCCTCTTGCGTGAGGGAAGGCGGCCTAACTAG
- a CDS encoding DUF4388 domain-containing protein yields the protein MIRATLAELDLGELLKALSAGRKSAVVSFRGRIHGRVHLLSGRILYARTEPGPHLGEYLVRLGHLSLEEVQTLVERQGQENPGTPLGALALELGLIGEEELLEALKAQVLEALATLLGEKEGEVLAEPLVEGSQIPLPHTLDTDWALMEAARRLDEWRRGQVDPDEVLHLVEDPTRHPLSPEAWTVLEHLDGVRRAKGVALLSGLPEEEVYHVLHELKGRGLVRPSTLLAEDPLVLILAESGVVRRLLLYLLEAHRFRVLLAKDLEGLLRLLKERPKGIVLQGERALEAARKVRAQPEGRLASVYLVSETPPGLLFRPLRVLHLPKPLRVQEVLRALEPLRKRAS from the coding sequence ATGATCCGGGCCACCCTGGCGGAGCTGGACCTGGGCGAGCTCCTGAAGGCCCTGAGCGCGGGCCGGAAGAGCGCCGTGGTGAGCTTTAGGGGGCGGATCCACGGCCGGGTGCACCTCCTCTCGGGCCGCATCCTCTACGCCCGCACCGAGCCCGGCCCCCACCTGGGGGAGTACCTGGTGCGCCTCGGGCACCTGAGCCTCGAGGAGGTCCAGACCCTGGTGGAGCGCCAAGGCCAGGAGAACCCCGGCACCCCCCTGGGGGCCTTGGCCCTGGAGCTTGGCCTCATCGGGGAGGAGGAGCTCCTGGAGGCCCTAAAGGCCCAAGTGCTGGAGGCCTTGGCCACCCTCCTGGGGGAGAAGGAGGGGGAGGTCCTGGCCGAGCCTCTGGTGGAGGGGAGCCAGATCCCCCTTCCCCACACCCTGGACACGGACTGGGCCCTTATGGAGGCCGCCCGCCGCCTGGACGAGTGGCGGCGGGGCCAGGTGGACCCCGATGAGGTCCTCCACCTGGTGGAGGACCCCACCCGCCACCCCCTCTCCCCCGAGGCCTGGACGGTCTTGGAGCACTTGGACGGGGTGAGGCGGGCCAAGGGCGTGGCCCTCCTCTCCGGGCTCCCCGAGGAGGAGGTCTACCACGTGCTCCACGAGCTCAAGGGCCGGGGTCTGGTGCGCCCCTCCACCCTCCTAGCGGAGGATCCTTTGGTCCTGATCCTGGCGGAAAGCGGGGTGGTGCGGCGGCTTCTCCTCTACCTCCTCGAGGCCCACCGCTTCCGGGTCCTCCTGGCTAAGGACCTGGAGGGGCTTCTGCGCCTCCTGAAGGAGCGGCCCAAGGGCATCGTCCTCCAGGGGGAAAGGGCCTTGGAGGCCGCCCGGAAGGTGCGGGCCCAGCCCGAGGGGAGGCTGGCCTCGGTCTACCTGGTGAGCGAAACCCCGCCGGGCCTCCTCTTTAGGCCCCTTCGAGTCCTCCACCTGCCCAAGCCCCTCCGGGTCCAGGAGGTGCTCAGGGCCCTGGAACCCCTGCGCAAGAGGGCTAGTTAG
- the ruvB gene encoding Holliday junction branch migration DNA helicase RuvB: MAAYEDLTLRPKTLEEYIGQERLKRKLGVYLEAARARGEPLEHLLLFGPPGLGKTTLAHVIAHELGVNLRTTSGPAIEKPGDLAAILANSLEEGDILFIDEIHRLSRQAEEHLYPAMEDFAMDIVIGQGPAARTVRLELPRFTLIGATTRPGLITAPLRSRFGIVEHLEYYTLEELMEGVKRDARLLGVGITEEAAREIARRSRGTMRIAKRLFRRVRDFAQVAGEGVITGERAKEALNALGLDELGLDGRDREILEVLIRRFGGGPVGLGTLATALSEDPDTLEEVHEPYLIQQGLLKRTPRGRVATERAYRHLGYPPPVEPLL, encoded by the coding sequence GTGGCCGCGTACGAGGACCTCACCCTAAGGCCCAAGACCCTGGAGGAGTACATCGGCCAGGAGCGCCTGAAGAGGAAGCTTGGGGTTTACCTGGAGGCTGCTAGGGCCCGGGGAGAACCCCTGGAGCACCTCCTCCTCTTTGGCCCCCCAGGCCTCGGCAAGACCACCCTGGCCCACGTGATCGCCCACGAGCTGGGGGTGAACCTCCGCACCACCTCGGGCCCGGCCATTGAGAAGCCCGGGGACCTGGCCGCCATCCTGGCCAACTCCCTGGAGGAGGGGGACATCCTCTTCATCGACGAGATCCACCGCCTAAGCCGCCAGGCGGAGGAGCACCTTTACCCCGCCATGGAGGACTTCGCCATGGACATCGTCATCGGCCAAGGACCCGCCGCCAGGACCGTGCGGCTAGAACTTCCCCGCTTCACCCTGATCGGGGCCACCACCCGCCCGGGCCTCATCACCGCTCCCCTCCGCAGCCGCTTCGGCATCGTGGAGCACCTGGAGTACTACACCCTCGAGGAGCTCATGGAGGGGGTGAAGCGGGACGCCAGGCTCCTCGGGGTGGGGATCACGGAGGAGGCCGCCCGGGAGATCGCCAGGAGGAGCCGAGGGACGATGCGCATCGCCAAGAGGCTCTTCCGCCGGGTGCGGGACTTCGCCCAGGTGGCGGGGGAAGGGGTGATCACCGGGGAGAGGGCCAAGGAGGCCCTGAACGCCCTGGGCCTGGACGAGCTGGGCCTGGATGGGCGGGACCGGGAGATCCTCGAGGTCCTCATCCGCCGCTTCGGCGGGGGCCCCGTGGGCCTGGGGACCCTGGCCACCGCCCTCTCCGAGGACCCGGACACCCTGGAAGAGGTCCACGAACCCTACCTCATCCAGCAGGGCCTCCTCAAGCGCACTCCCCGGGGACGGGTGGCCACGGAGCGGGCCTACCGCCACCTGGGCTACCCGCCCCCCGTGGAACCCCTCCTATGA
- the panB gene encoding 3-methyl-2-oxobutanoate hydroxymethyltransferase, whose protein sequence is MRTVKDFRQAKGKRLVYLTAYDYPTARLAEAAGVDAILVGDSLGMVVLGYPSTVPVTLEEILHHTKAARRGAPDTLLVADLPYLSYATLDRALFAAERLLKEGGADAVKLEGGEEVAETVQGLTRAGVPVLGHVGLTPQTASQLGGYRLQGKRPEEAERILGGALALEAAGAYGVVLEMVPSGLAKEVTERLSVHTVGIGAGPHTDAQVLVFHDVVGLYGAFKPRFVKRYLEAGRLIQEALARYAAEVREGVFPDEEHSF, encoded by the coding sequence ATGCGCACGGTGAAGGACTTCCGCCAGGCCAAAGGAAAACGGCTCGTCTACCTCACCGCCTACGACTACCCCACCGCCCGCCTCGCGGAGGCCGCAGGGGTGGACGCCATCCTGGTGGGGGACTCCTTGGGCATGGTGGTCCTGGGCTACCCCTCCACCGTGCCCGTGACCCTGGAGGAGATCCTCCACCACACCAAGGCGGCCCGCCGGGGGGCCCCGGACACCCTCCTGGTGGCCGACCTCCCCTACCTCAGCTACGCCACCTTGGACCGGGCCCTCTTTGCGGCGGAAAGGCTCCTCAAGGAGGGCGGGGCGGATGCAGTGAAGCTGGAGGGCGGGGAGGAGGTGGCGGAGACCGTCCAGGGCCTCACCCGGGCGGGGGTCCCGGTCCTGGGGCACGTGGGCCTCACCCCGCAGACAGCGAGCCAGCTTGGGGGCTACCGGCTTCAGGGAAAGCGCCCAGAGGAGGCGGAGAGGATCCTTGGGGGGGCCTTGGCCCTCGAGGCCGCTGGGGCCTACGGGGTGGTCCTGGAGATGGTCCCTAGCGGCTTGGCCAAGGAGGTCACCGAGAGGCTTTCCGTTCACACCGTGGGCATCGGGGCCGGCCCCCACACCGACGCCCAGGTCCTGGTCTTCCACGACGTGGTGGGGCTTTACGGGGCCTTCAAGCCCCGCTTCGTCAAGCGCTACCTGGAGGCGGGAAGGCTCATCCAGGAGGCCCTTGCCCGCTACGCGGCCGAGGTGCGGGAGGGAGTGTTCCCGGACGAGGAGCACAGCTTCTAA
- a CDS encoding RluA family pseudouridine synthase — MVRFRREGLRLDQAVAEALGVSRARAQAWILEGRVRVGEKVVQRPAYRLKGEEVVVEPKEERPLVVPEDLPLPVLYEDEDLLVLDKPPGLLTHPAPGVYTGTVVNALLGRYYEPEAAERPELVRPGIVHRLDKDTSGVLVVAKHGGALEALAQAFRDRLVMKRYLALTEGHPREGALVAPIGRHPVERHRMHVGGIAPRYAETHFQVLATSGPHALVEARPHTGRTHQIRVHLKHLRAPILGDEVYGKRSPVIPRQALHAYELRLPHPRTGRILEFRAPVPLDMVQAWEALGGVWPGGIALEGV, encoded by the coding sequence GTGGTGCGCTTCCGCAGGGAGGGCCTGCGCCTGGACCAGGCGGTGGCCGAGGCCCTGGGGGTGAGCCGGGCCCGGGCCCAGGCCTGGATCCTGGAGGGCCGGGTCCGGGTGGGGGAGAAGGTGGTGCAGAGGCCCGCTTACCGCCTCAAGGGGGAGGAGGTGGTGGTGGAGCCCAAGGAGGAGCGCCCCCTGGTGGTGCCCGAGGACCTGCCCCTTCCCGTCCTTTACGAGGACGAGGACCTCCTGGTCCTGGACAAGCCCCCGGGCCTCCTCACCCACCCCGCCCCCGGGGTCTACACCGGCACCGTGGTCAACGCCCTCCTGGGTCGCTACTACGAGCCCGAGGCCGCGGAGCGCCCGGAGCTCGTCCGCCCCGGCATCGTCCACCGGTTGGACAAGGACACGAGCGGGGTCCTGGTGGTGGCCAAGCACGGGGGGGCCCTCGAGGCCCTGGCCCAGGCCTTCCGCGACCGCCTGGTGATGAAGCGCTACCTGGCCCTCACCGAGGGCCACCCCAGGGAGGGGGCCCTCGTCGCCCCCATCGGCCGCCACCCCGTGGAGCGCCACAGGATGCACGTGGGGGGGATCGCCCCCCGCTACGCCGAGACCCACTTCCAGGTCCTGGCCACCTCCGGCCCCCACGCCCTGGTGGAGGCCCGGCCCCACACCGGCCGCACCCACCAGATCCGCGTCCACCTCAAGCACCTTAGAGCCCCCATCCTGGGGGACGAGGTCTACGGCAAGAGGAGCCCCGTCATCCCCCGGCAGGCCCTCCACGCCTACGAGCTCCGCCTTCCCCACCCCCGCACGGGGAGAATCCTGGAGTTCCGGGCCCCCGTGCCCTTGGACATGGTCCAGGCCTGGGAGGCCCTGGGAGGGGTGTGGCCAGGGGGGATCGCCCTGGAAGGGGTATAA
- a CDS encoding DNA-methyltransferase codes for METSPALLAPPRAPSYPKARLHVGDAREVLPRLPEASVHLVVTSPPYWTLKRYEDHPGQLGHMEDYEAFLDELDKVWREVHRLLVPGGRLVVVVGDVAVARRRFGRHVVFPLHADIQVRCRKLGFDNLNPILWHKRTNASLEADRPGFFLGKPYEPGAIIKTEVEYILMQRKPGGYRKPTPEGREKSRIPKELFARFFRQIWDDLPGERRGPHPAPFPLELAERLVRMFSFVGDVVLDPFAGTGTTLMAALKWGRGAIGVELVPKYAELAQRRLRELPGAVLEVVGG; via the coding sequence ATGGAAACCTCCCCGGCCCTCCTCGCACCCCCTAGGGCCCCTTCCTACCCCAAGGCCCGCCTCCACGTGGGGGACGCCCGGGAGGTGCTCCCCCGTCTCCCCGAGGCCTCGGTCCACCTGGTGGTCACCTCGCCCCCCTACTGGACCCTGAAGCGCTACGAGGACCACCCGGGGCAGCTCGGGCACATGGAGGACTACGAGGCCTTTTTGGACGAGCTGGACAAGGTCTGGCGGGAGGTCCATCGGCTCCTGGTGCCCGGGGGGCGGCTCGTGGTCGTGGTGGGGGACGTGGCCGTGGCCCGGAGGCGGTTTGGACGGCACGTGGTCTTTCCCCTTCACGCCGACATCCAGGTGCGGTGCCGGAAGCTGGGCTTTGACAACCTGAACCCCATCCTCTGGCACAAGCGGACCAACGCCAGCCTCGAGGCCGACCGCCCCGGCTTTTTCCTGGGCAAGCCCTACGAGCCCGGGGCCATCATCAAGACGGAGGTGGAGTACATCCTCATGCAAAGGAAGCCCGGGGGGTACCGCAAGCCCACCCCTGAGGGGCGGGAGAAAAGCCGCATTCCCAAGGAGCTTTTTGCCCGCTTCTTCCGGCAGATCTGGGACGACCTCCCCGGGGAGAGGAGGGGGCCCCACCCTGCCCCCTTTCCCCTGGAGCTGGCCGAGCGCCTGGTACGCATGTTTAGCTTCGTGGGGGACGTGGTCCTGGACCCCTTTGCCGGTACCGGCACCACCCTGATGGCCGCCCTCAAGTGGGGGAGGGGGGCCATAGGGGTGGAGCTGGTTCCCAAGTACGCCGAGCTAGCCCAAAGGCGCCTTAGGGAGCTTCCGGGGGCAGTGCTGGAGGTGGTGGGAGGCTAG
- a CDS encoding 5-(carboxyamino)imidazole ribonucleotide synthase has translation MRIGILGGGQLGRMLALAGYPLGLSFRFLDPSPEACAGEVGELFPGSFDDEATLTRFAQGLDLITYEFENVPVAAARFLEGLLPLYPPPKALEVAQDRLLEKRFFRGLGVPTPPFHPVEGLPDLEEGLKRVGLPALLKTRRGGYDGKGQALVRAPEEAEAAFRALGGKGLILEGLVPFDRELSLLAVRGTTGEVAFYPLVENRHQGGILRLSLAPAPGASAALWKKAEGYARRALEALDYVGVLALELFQVGEELLFNEMAPRVHNSGHWTIEGAETSQFQNHLRALLGLPLGSTAPRGYSAMVNLIGLRPDFREVLKVPGAHLHWYGKAVRLGRKVGHITLRRDRPEELHEALLPLLKLAAS, from the coding sequence GTGAGGATTGGGATTCTGGGCGGGGGGCAGCTCGGGCGGATGCTGGCCCTGGCGGGCTACCCCCTGGGGCTTTCCTTCCGCTTCCTGGACCCCTCCCCCGAGGCCTGCGCCGGAGAGGTGGGGGAGCTTTTTCCGGGGAGCTTTGACGACGAGGCCACCTTGACCCGCTTCGCCCAGGGGCTGGACCTCATCACCTACGAGTTTGAGAACGTGCCCGTGGCGGCGGCCCGCTTCCTGGAAGGCCTCCTCCCCCTCTACCCCCCGCCCAAGGCCCTGGAGGTGGCCCAGGACCGCCTCCTGGAGAAGCGCTTCTTCCGGGGCCTGGGGGTGCCCACGCCCCCCTTCCACCCGGTGGAGGGCCTCCCTGACCTGGAGGAGGGCCTCAAGCGGGTGGGGCTTCCCGCCCTCCTCAAGACCCGGAGGGGCGGGTACGACGGCAAGGGCCAGGCCCTGGTGCGGGCCCCCGAGGAGGCGGAGGCCGCTTTTCGTGCCCTGGGAGGGAAGGGGCTCATCCTCGAGGGCCTCGTGCCCTTTGACCGGGAACTTTCCCTTCTGGCGGTGCGGGGAACCACGGGGGAAGTGGCCTTCTACCCCCTGGTGGAAAACCGCCACCAAGGGGGTATCCTCCGCCTCTCCCTGGCCCCCGCCCCGGGGGCGTCCGCGGCCCTATGGAAGAAGGCGGAGGGGTACGCGAGGAGGGCCCTCGAGGCCCTGGACTACGTGGGGGTCCTGGCTCTGGAACTCTTCCAGGTGGGCGAGGAGCTCCTCTTCAACGAGATGGCCCCTCGGGTGCACAACTCCGGCCACTGGACCATAGAGGGGGCGGAGACGAGCCAGTTCCAGAACCACCTGCGGGCCCTCCTGGGCCTCCCCCTGGGGAGCACCGCCCCCAGGGGGTATAGCGCCATGGTGAACCTCATCGGCCTCAGGCCCGACTTCCGGGAGGTCCTAAAGGTGCCCGGGGCCCACCTCCACTGGTACGGCAAGGCGGTGCGCCTTGGGCGGAAGGTGGGGCACATCACCCTGAGGCGGGATAGGCCGGAAGAGCTCCACGAAGCCCTGCTCCCCCTGCTCAAGCTGGCCGCAAGCTAA
- the purE gene encoding 5-(carboxyamino)imidazole ribonucleotide mutase, producing MRPLVGVIMGSRSDWATLRYAAETLEALGVPYEVRVVSAHRTPDLMAEYAKTAEERGLLVIIAGAGGAAHLPGMTAAHTPLPVLGVPVEGQALKGLDALLSIVQMPAGVPVGTLAIGKAGAVNAALLAASIVGLRHPEVLGRVKAYRQAQTEAVLAHPDPREEA from the coding sequence ATGCGCCCCTTGGTAGGCGTCATCATGGGTTCCAGGTCCGACTGGGCCACCCTGCGCTACGCGGCGGAGACCCTCGAGGCCCTGGGGGTTCCCTACGAGGTCCGGGTGGTCTCCGCCCACCGCACCCCGGACCTCATGGCCGAGTACGCCAAGACCGCAGAGGAGCGGGGGCTTCTCGTCATCATCGCCGGGGCGGGAGGGGCGGCCCACCTCCCTGGGATGACCGCGGCCCACACCCCCCTCCCCGTCCTGGGGGTGCCCGTGGAGGGCCAGGCCCTAAAGGGTTTGGACGCCCTCCTCTCCATCGTGCAGATGCCCGCCGGAGTCCCGGTGGGGACCCTGGCCATCGGCAAGGCGGGGGCGGTAAACGCCGCCCTCCTGGCCGCCAGCATCGTGGGCCTCAGGCACCCCGAGGTACTGGGAAGGGTCAAGGCCTACCGCCAGGCCCAGACCGAGGCCGTCCTGGCCCACCCCGACCCCAGGGAGGAGGCGTGA
- a CDS encoding sodium-dependent bicarbonate transport family permease, translated as MDALELFRLNLLSPMVLAFFLGVASRLIRSDLAFPEAMYTALSLYLLFAIGLKGGVELSKTPLGLLLLPLLATLFLGLFRPLSGYLLARRLLRVGRADAGALAAHYGSVSAVTFLAALTFVQAVGGRPEGFLPTLVALLEVPGIVLALLVAKRGGGDLREAVHEVLTGKSVVLLLGGLLVGALSGEAGMERVKPFFVDPFYGVLTLFLLDLGMVAASRLSTLKGVGPRLVLYGAGLALFHGALGVYLGHLAGLSVDGATVFGAMAASASYIAAPAAVRLALPEANPSLYLAASLAVTFPFNLILGIPLYHALAQAIGG; from the coding sequence ATGGACGCCCTGGAACTGTTTAGGCTCAACCTCCTTTCCCCCATGGTCCTGGCCTTCTTCCTAGGGGTGGCGTCGAGGCTCATAAGGAGCGACCTGGCCTTTCCCGAGGCCATGTATACGGCCCTTTCCCTCTACCTCCTCTTCGCCATCGGACTAAAGGGCGGGGTGGAGCTCTCCAAGACCCCCTTGGGCCTCCTCCTCCTCCCCCTATTGGCCACCCTCTTCCTGGGGCTCTTCCGGCCCCTTTCCGGTTACCTCTTGGCGCGGCGCCTCCTCCGGGTGGGCCGGGCGGACGCCGGGGCCCTGGCCGCCCACTACGGCTCGGTCTCCGCCGTCACCTTTCTGGCCGCCCTCACCTTCGTCCAGGCGGTGGGTGGGCGTCCGGAAGGGTTCCTGCCCACCCTGGTGGCCCTTTTGGAGGTGCCGGGGATCGTCCTGGCCCTCCTCGTGGCCAAGCGGGGGGGTGGGGATCTGAGGGAGGCCGTGCACGAGGTCCTCACCGGCAAGAGCGTGGTCCTCCTCCTGGGGGGGCTCCTCGTCGGGGCCCTTTCGGGAGAGGCGGGGATGGAGCGGGTGAAGCCCTTCTTCGTGGACCCCTTCTACGGGGTCCTCACCCTTTTCCTGCTGGACCTGGGGATGGTGGCGGCCTCGAGGCTTTCCACGCTAAAGGGGGTGGGCCCTCGCTTGGTCCTCTACGGGGCGGGCCTGGCCCTCTTCCACGGGGCCCTGGGGGTCTACCTGGGCCACCTGGCGGGGCTTTCCGTGGACGGGGCTACGGTCTTTGGGGCCATGGCCGCCAGCGCCAGCTACATCGCTGCCCCGGCGGCGGTGCGCCTCGCCCTTCCCGAGGCCAACCCCAGCCTGTACCTGGCAGCCAGCCTGGCGGTGACCTTTCCCTTTAACCTGATCCTGGGCATTCCCCTTTACCACGCCCTGGCCCAAGCCATCGGGGGGTGA
- a CDS encoding P-II family nitrogen regulator encodes MDLVPLKLVTIMAESLLEKRLVEEIKRLGAKGYTITPARGEGSRGLRSVDWERQNIRLETIVSEGVAMDILKKLQETYFPHYAVIAYVENVWVVRGDKYV; translated from the coding sequence ATGGACCTGGTGCCCTTGAAACTGGTGACCATCATGGCGGAAAGCCTTCTGGAGAAGAGGCTAGTGGAGGAGATCAAGCGCCTGGGGGCCAAGGGGTACACCATCACCCCGGCCCGGGGGGAGGGCTCCCGCGGTCTCCGGAGCGTGGACTGGGAAAGGCAGAACATTCGCCTAGAAACCATCGTCTCCGAGGGAGTGGCCATGGACATACTAAAGAAACTACAGGAAACTTACTTCCCTCACTACGCGGTTATCGCCTACGTGGAGAACGTGTGGGTGGTGCGGGGCGACAAGTACGTCTAA